In Lycium ferocissimum isolate CSIRO_LF1 chromosome 7, AGI_CSIRO_Lferr_CH_V1, whole genome shotgun sequence, the sequence CCAAATCAAGATACCAACTTTGTGTCTTTAGAACAAGTAATTGTCAAAATCCCAGGTGCAATAGTCCATTTAATTGACAAAGAACGTAGCATCGAACTTGCTAGTGGTGAATTCGAAATTGTTCAACTAAAACAAGGTGACAACGTTGTTGCTGTTCTTGCACGTGTTGGTGATCAAATCCAATGGCCATTAGCAAGAGATGAAGCTGCTGTAAAGCTTGATGAATCTCACTATTTCTTCACTCTTAGGGTACCTTCTGAAGcaaatgataaagatgaagagaacTTACTCAACTATGGGTTAACAATTGCATCAAAAGGACAACAAAAGGTACTAAAGGAAAATATCTTGTTCTAAATATTGAAAGTTTTGTACCATCTCCGTATGAAAATAGCTAGCAACACCTCTATTTGGTAGTACGGAACCTGCTttaattcaaaacaaaaaaacctaTTCTAGTACAAATCCTAACTAGACGAGAATTAAAATGgggaattttcaaaaatatacagcccaacataaaatattacgccacgtagccatattttcagtttattatacaacattatacctgGGAAAGTATAATACTTGGTATAGAAGTcatgtataatagtgtataaacggtgttttatacacaaatatgggctaaaccgggtaacaaactcaaaatatttgtGACGTGGCATAAATATCTTCTCCCAGTAGACATAGAGGTAATTTTCACTGAAAGACCAATTTTTAACTAATTTTGGTTCCTAcaactttgaattattttttccaaCAGGTATTAAAAGAGTTAGATTCAGTATTAGAGAAGTACAGTGCATTTGAAGTGGAGAAAGTGAAGAAGGATAAAGGGGTTGTAGAAAAATGGTGGATGGCTCCAAAGGATGTTTCACCAGAAGAAATggagaagaaaaaggatgatATGGAGAGGAGTTCTGCCGCGTATTGGACAACTTTGGCTCCGAATGTTGAGGATTATAGTAGTAGTGTTGCTAGATTTATTGCAGCCGGGTCGGGTCAATTGGTGAAGGGGATATTGTGGTGTGGGGATGTTACTGTGGATAGGTTGAAATGGGGAAATGATGTGTTGATTAAGAGGATGGGAAAAGGAAGTAGTTCTGAGATTAGCCCTGAGGCTATGAGAAGGATGAAAAGGTACAATGTTTTTGTTTATTCTTTGTTGGATTTTACTCTTGATTTAGttggcgtttggccatagatttcgAGTATTTTTCACTCTATTTGGAATTTATAAAGTTAggagttgaagatggaattTGTTTcgttatactttttgcaaaggGAAGAAGAGAACACTTTATTTATGTATGAAGATGGAGTTGGAAAACAGGTTTGGAGCACTTTCCCAAATTTGGAATTCTAACTCCAACTtggatttgaaaattttataaccaaacactgattttgaaacgaagtgaaaaataataatctcatggccaaacggctcCTTAACATTGATTTGAAACAGAGTTCCAATGGAGCAATATGATTATTGAGGCTAGTAGTTGGTTATTGGATGAGTTTGTTCTATTGGCAGATTGATAGAGCTTTCATTTGCTCATTTTTAtggatatttttgttttttccttttttagggtgaagaagatgacaaaaatgtCAGAGAAAGTGGCAACTGGCATACTGTCAGGAGTAGTGAAGGTCTCTGGATTCTTTACAAGTCCTATTGTAAACTCAAAAGCTGGTCAGAAATTCTTTAGCCTTCTTCCAGGAGAAATTGTGCTTGCCTCCTTGGATGGATTCAGTAAGTGTCTTTACCCGATTCTCTCTTTTTAATTAGTTCAGCATTTTCATTAATCTGCTTGGTATCTGAGTTGAAGGGAATAAAATTTGGCTCGTATGTCACAAGAAAAACATAACTTAGATAATTTTCCTTCTGGACTCCTGACATTATGGTTTTGTTATATTCTAACAGATAAGGTTTGTGATGCTGTTGAAGTGGCCGGAAGGAATGTGATGTCAACAACCTCAGTAGTGACAACTGGTCTTGTTCAACAGAGGTAAATTTTGCTTTTGTTGTCATCACCATTTCCTATGTTGCACTTCCCTTATTAACCAAAAATTGCGCCAATGGTATTAACCTTTGTTTTGTTGCTAAATTTGGACTTTTGGAGGTTAAATGCAAACTTGTATTAGCATAGTACTAGAAGTTCTTCTCTGAACTGACTTATATACTCAAAATGTGGTTCTTTTCTGTTGGGACATTTTGTATAAGGAAGTAGCTAttaaaaaaagacatgtctgtactggaaatcttccaacttattttgaaattatattccataaacatgGACATCAGTGGTACTTCCAAATATGAGAACAAATATCAGGAAAAACCACAACAGTCACTTTTAGACAATCGTAGTAATAGGCTTATTGTATTGCATCCCCGAATATCGTGGTATGGTGTCGCCACATTCCGGCAATCGATCTTGTGAGAAAATGTCCTATAAGCCTCaggttttgtttgttttaatatcttttcattttcctgCTTTCTCTGTCGATCTTTGTAACAAATTCTTGGATCAGTATAATAATGGTTGCACTTATCTTGTGCAGGCAtggtgatcaggctgcacagATGACACGTGAAGGATTCGATGCTGCAGGGCATGCTATGGGGACTGCTTGGGCTGTGTTTAAGATAAGAAAAGCACTTAATCCAAAGAGTGCTGTCAAGCCCACTTCAGTTGCAAAAGCTGCTGCTCAAGCTAACCTTGCTAAGTTGAAGACCAAGAAGAAGTGATAATGATCTGGATGTTCCATCAACCATATCTTAACATGTTCTAACTTTACTCAATTTGCACTTGTTTTGTCTATTGCTTATAGAGTTTGTCTTTGCTTGTAAAATACTTTGAGAGAATGATGTAATGTATCTGAACTTTGAACTTGCTGGAATGATAGTATGTATTGGCTTTATTACTATAGTAGCTCTGTTGCATTTGCTAGTTGGTAACTTAATTTGTTGATGAGACTTGGAAATTTTAGTAGGCATTTGCGCAtattttggttgaagttcaaaaaaaaaaaaaaaagagtttaaaaaatgttatttggaagttgaagttgcATTCGGACGTGCATTTCCGTGAAGAATACATGTTTAAACCAGAGAAACTAAAAAGATTTAGGCAGAGAACAgcaatttggaaggaaaaagcGCAAAGTTATCCTTCATTATAACGGGGTAGCTTAATTTTATTCTCCGCTAAGATTTTAGATTTTTCAACTCTTATCATTAGCAAACTACCTCCTCTTTGCCACTAAAGAAGCTTCAACATGGATTCACTGTACTTTCACATGGAAATATATTGAAAAAGCTCAAACTTATATCTACTTTAATTATGATTTACAATTAAGCGTAAATAcgatatatataatttaatggAAAACACGAATAACCTCGAAATATAATAACTGATAaacttaatatttttcatgtagtATTATTTTGGTCACCTCCGATTAAAAAACTTTGCCATCCAATAAACTGaagatataataaaaataataaaggaaGGATCAGCTTGCAAATTGTGGCACCGTTGTAGAATCATTACCAATGGCACGTTGTGCGCCTAAATGTGAAAACACAGTGCAAGTTTTGTTATGCCGAAGTAGaattggtcctttaagtttgtatAAAAGCGACCCGCGccgtcaaatatttaataaaaattagttattaaattagacaGAAACggcaaaagaaaacaaagagttTAATATAAAGTCACGTTATGAGGTATAAGTTTTgtaatttatgttattttctactTACGACACCACATATAGTTTTGGGTTCCAATTTATACAAAGTTCTTATAGTGGTTCTCGTTAatgttttgttttatatttttagatcTAATAGTTAgagtttgttgaaaatttgacGGAAGATAAAGAatggttatattttcaaaatttaaaggaTCAAAATTGTTGAAGAACATATTTATTAGATCATTTTGGACTCATCCTCAAACATGAGGGACCTTTTTTGTCAGTTTACTTAAAAGGGTGCTTGTGACGACGTCGTTATGTGATCCTTGACGTCTGATTGAATTTTGGCTTGTCGTCCAAGAAGTGTATTTATATTGTGCTCTGAATATCAGAGGCTTCAGTAACAAACACTTAAGAGATCGGAAGTAACTGGACTGAAATCACACAAATTGTTGAATAGGTTTTAGTAGTATCAGATAATGGCTAGATATGATAGAGCGATCACTGTTTTCTCGCCGGATGGCCATTTATTCCAAGTGGAATACGCAATGGAAGCTGTACGCAAAGGTAACGCAGCAGTTGGTGTACGTGGCACTGATACTGTTGTCCTTGGTGTCGAGAAGAAGTCTACTCCCAAGCTTCAGGATTCTAGGTACGtcttcgtttcaatttatttgattttattaAGATCTAAAAATGCAATATTTTAGACCACTCTTTGATTACTagggttttctttattttattttctgtgCTGTAATGTCTTTTGTCATTAGTTCATTGAGGGCGTGTTTGGTAATGacggaaaataagtgattttcctACTCATTTTCTTGTGTATGGTACGCAAGTTGgaaaatgtcattttaagaGCATTTGCATAAATTTAAAGTAAAACAATATGAGGTTTTTGAATTCGGAATGCAACTTCTGGTGGTGGGGGTAGGCGGGGTGGGAGGTGGGGTGAGCAGGGAGGATAAGGGGTAGTCAGGTGGGGGTAGGGGGTGGGGTAGGCAGTTAAATACCTCCCCATTAACAGCATACTAAATTCACCTCTGATCTGATGTGCTTGAGTGTTGGTATGCACGTATTCTCGTTGAGAGAGGGTCTATATATTGTTGAATTTTGGTTTTTAGGTAGTACAATTCAATTTTTATCAATAGAAGGCTCAATATTTGGAGGTTCCTTTTCCTTGCCTTTTGCTCGGGCAAGTGGTTTAGCGGAAGTTCTATTATTATCTGGACTTAAAGGTGTGTAATGTAATGTACATCTTATTTGGTGTGCTGGAGTGTTGGGAGGAAGTGCAAATCAATGAGGACGATATTTACAGTTTCACCCTGCGTGTGTTTGGTAATATGGAAAGTGAGAAACACAATGTGCTTTCAAAGAAAAATAGGTGCTGTTCAGAAATTGAAATAGTCATGTTAATGGATTTTGGTTTCTTGCTGTAATCTTCAGGATGTAAATAATGAAAGTAGCTTGCTTGACCGTATAGACACACTACAGGATTAGGTGCTTGTATAGGTGTaactttctctttttattttttgctcaGGAAGGTTTCAAACATTGTAATTTCCTGGGACCATCTTAGTGCCAGCTTTCTATTTTTAATAGAATTACATATTTACCAGTTAAAAAGGAACATTTGCATTATTATTGATATCAATGTCAAGAGGTTTCTATGTGGATTATTGCTTTTTCCCCTCGAGGGTGGGTCAGGCTAGGGAGAGTGACAAAACAGGCTATACAATGGATATAGAATTAAGGCCCCACGGAGCATTTTAAAAAGCTTTCCAGGAAAGATATTATTTTGGTCATGTAAGGAGCGTGAACCAAGTGGATGTAAGACTACTCTGACATATTCTGTGCTATGCCCCAACTATC encodes:
- the LOC132065148 gene encoding senescence/dehydration-associated protein At4g35985, chloroplastic-like — its product is MSSQNPTRPKLYPEVIDSNPPFSTNTQKSPSTSSMYPTIDMKDLAENLFPETETNQPNQDTNFVSLEQVIVKIPGAIVHLIDKERSIELASGEFEIVQLKQGDNVVAVLARVGDQIQWPLARDEAAVKLDESHYFFTLRVPSEANDKDEENLLNYGLTIASKGQQKVLKELDSVLEKYSAFEVEKVKKDKGVVEKWWMAPKDVSPEEMEKKKDDMERSSAAYWTTLAPNVEDYSSSVARFIAAGSGQLVKGILWCGDVTVDRLKWGNDVLIKRMGKGSSSEISPEAMRRMKRVKKMTKMSEKVATGILSGVVKVSGFFTSPIVNSKAGQKFFSLLPGEIVLASLDGFNKVCDAVEVAGRNVMSTTSVVTTGLVQQRHGDQAAQMTREGFDAAGHAMGTAWAVFKIRKALNPKSAVKPTSVAKAAAQANLAKLKTKKK